Part of the Acidobacteriota bacterium genome, GGGGAGCTTCGGGCAACCGGCGCCGTCCCCGGGGATGAAGGGTCTGGCAACCGTTTGCACGCGCCGTCCCGGCGCGGGGCTTCGGGCGTGGGACCCGGCAGGGGGCGGGGCAGGCCCCCCACGCTCATTTCAGGCCTCCGCTCGCTGGCGGGTCCGCGTCGGGACGACGCGTACGAACGGGCGGCGGAGCAGGCTCCCTCGTCGCGGTGGGGCCGCCCTCACAGCATGCGCCCGATCCACAGCACCCGGCCGACGATCCCGAACGCGTCGCCGGCCCGGTCCCCCTCCGCCGGTGAAAACTGCGGGTTGTCCGGAAGGATTCTCACCCTCGACCCGAGGGCGGAGAACAGGCGCCGGACCTGCGCCTCCCCCGCGTGCCGGACCAGGTAGACCCCGCCATCGACCAGGGGGCACTGGCCGGTGTCGACCAGGAGTGCGTCCCCGCGGAGGATCGTCGGGGCCATCGCATCGTCGTCGGCACGGATCACCCGGAGCCCCTCCGGGACCGTCCGGAGCCGCTGCTCGACCCACTGCCGGCCGAAGGCGAGGAAGCAATCCGGTCCCGT contains:
- a CDS encoding S24 family peptidase, yielding MAGYAYVPHYRLEGATGGGDLVEETGPDCFLAFGRQWVEQRLRTVPEGLRVIRADDDAMAPTILRGDALLVDTGQCPLVDGGVYLVRHAGEAQVRRLFSALGSRVRILPDNPQFSPAEGDRAGDAFGIVGRVLWIGRML